CGCCGGATACTGCGTCATCGAATACACCTTCTTCGACCACGGCTTCCTGACCATGCTCATGGTCTCAGAATCCTTCCGCGGCAGAGGGATCGGTGCGACACTGCTGCGCGCCGCCCGCGCGGCATGCGTCACCCCGAAACTGTTCACCTCGACGAACCTGTCCAACCACGCTATGCAACGACTGCTCCACCGTGCCGGCTGGCTGTCCGTCGGAATGCTCCACGACCTCGACTCCGGCGACCCCGAAGTGTTCTACCTCCACCGAGAACCAGAACAACCCCTCCGGAACCGGTGAAACTTCGGTGGCACTACGCACATGGAACAGCAGTTCGGCGCCCGAGCCCGCCTGTCCGTGTACCGATGCCCGGTCGCCTCGAATCAGATCCAGTAGCGTCGGATCAGCGTCCCGTCGCTCCACGGCTCGACCGATTCGAGTACGCCGCCACATGATTCGATGATTCGGCTGCTTGCTTCGTTGTCGTCGCCGCATGTGATGAACACATGCTCGATGCCCATCTCGTGCGCGAGGTCGAGACTGCGCTGCAGAATAGCGCGGCCTCGGCGGCGATGCTGGGCGAGGACCGATTTGTTCACTGGCGCAATGAGATACCGCGCGGCTGGGCTGCGAAGACCACGCGGAGCGGCTCACGCCATCCACGAGGCGGACGTCCATCCTTACCGCGCAGGCGCGGCCGGACAGCATGCCCGGCCCGGCGGTGGCCGGGATGAACGCGGCCCGCACCCTGAGGGAGTTCGGTCGCTTCAGTGAACCGCTCTACCGGTCTCACTCGGCTTGCTGCCCAGGCTCCGCTCCCTGAGACAGGGACAGTCCCCGGTAGTGAGATTATCGACTCGGGACAATCACGCCGTCGCCCGAGACGATCGGCAACGTATGCGGTGTTTCCCAGCGCCAGTCCTGAATCTCCGCCGGATCCTCACCGAACCGGTAGGCGTGCGTGCGGGCCCGGTCGAGCCGGTCCAGCAATTCCTCACGCAGATGTCCCATCCGCTCGTCCAGCCGGGGCACCTGCTCCAGCGCGGCGAGCGCGAGGTGGTAGCGATCGATGCCGTTGAGCACACACATCTGGAACGGGGTCGTGGTGGTTCCGCGATCGTGGAACCCCCGCACGTGCATCCGGTCGTGACCGGGACGACGATAGACGAGTTGATGGATCAGCCACGGGTAGCCGTGGAATGCGAAGATCACCGGCCGTGCGGCAGTGAAGATCTCGGTGTAGGCACGATCGGAGATACCGTGCGGGTGCCGATCAGACGGGAACAACCGGGCCAGATCCACCACATTCACGACGCGGACCGCCACCTCCGGCGCCAGTTCCCGCAGCACCGCGACGGCGGCGAGGGTCTCCTGGGTGGGTACGTCACCGGCGCAGGCCAGCACGACATCGGTATCGCCTCCTGCGTCGGAACTGGCCCACCGCCATACTCCCAGCCCGCGAGCGCAGTGCCGACGCGCCTCGTCGTCACCGAGATACTGTGGCGCGGGCTGCTTTCCGGCCACCACCACATTGATCCGGCCTCGACTGCGCAGACAGTGGTCGAACACGTGCAACAGGCAATTGGCGTCCGGCGGCAGATACACCCGCGAGACCTCCGGCCGCTTGCTCAGGACGTGATCGAGAAAGCCCGGATCCTGATGGGACGCACCGTTGTGATCCTGCCGCCACACGTGTGATGTGACCAGATAGTTCAGGCTCGGAATCGGC
This DNA window, taken from Nocardia sp. BMG111209, encodes the following:
- a CDS encoding GNAT family N-acetyltransferase, producing the protein MHATVRAGTRTDIDALVALDRVAHHGNTRAGHITRWCEQDAVLVAEANGEPAGYCVIEYTFFDHGFLTMLMVSESFRGRGIGATLLRAARAACVTPKLFTSTNLSNHAMQRLLHRAGWLSVGMLHDLDSGDPEVFYLHREPEQPLRNR
- a CDS encoding GNAT family N-acetyltransferase translates to MNKSVLAQHRRRGRAILQRSLDLAHEMGIEHVFITCGDDNEASSRIIESCGGVLESVEPWSDGTLIRRYWI